From the Jatrophihabitans endophyticus genome, one window contains:
- a CDS encoding NAD-dependent protein deacetylase, with protein MTAGFVEQPDLDPVAGPGLDALRELVSSAGVAVLSGAGLSTESGIPDYRGPTGARRTSTPMTYQEFVGSAAARRRYWGRSYLGWTQIATARPNEGHRAVARLQRQGRLAGIITQNVDGLHQAAGAHDVVELHGGLDLVVCLACGLRERRTSLGERLRAANPGFGATVTRVNPDGDADIDDAELDGFALVGCTRCDSDLVKPDVVFFGENVPKPRVATCYDIVEGARSLLVLGSSLTVMSGLRFVRRAAKLGIPVAIVNQGETRGDPLADVKVAAPLGRVLAALAG; from the coding sequence GTGACCGCCGGTTTCGTCGAGCAGCCCGACCTCGACCCCGTGGCCGGACCCGGCCTCGACGCGCTGCGCGAGCTGGTCTCGTCGGCAGGGGTGGCCGTCCTGTCGGGCGCCGGCCTGTCGACGGAGTCCGGGATCCCCGACTACCGCGGGCCGACCGGCGCACGGCGCACCTCGACGCCGATGACCTATCAGGAGTTCGTGGGCTCCGCGGCGGCCCGGCGGCGCTACTGGGGACGCAGCTACCTCGGCTGGACGCAGATTGCGACCGCACGGCCCAACGAGGGCCATCGCGCCGTCGCGCGGTTACAGCGGCAGGGTCGGCTCGCCGGCATCATCACCCAGAACGTCGACGGCCTGCACCAGGCCGCGGGCGCGCACGACGTCGTCGAGCTGCACGGTGGCCTCGACCTCGTCGTCTGCCTCGCCTGCGGGCTGCGGGAACGTCGGACGTCGCTCGGGGAGCGGCTCCGGGCGGCCAACCCCGGCTTCGGGGCCACCGTGACGCGGGTCAACCCCGACGGGGACGCCGATATCGACGACGCCGAGCTCGACGGGTTCGCGCTCGTGGGCTGCACGCGTTGCGACTCCGACCTCGTCAAGCCCGACGTCGTGTTCTTCGGCGAGAACGTCCCGAAGCCGCGGGTCGCCACCTGCTACGACATCGTCGAGGGTGCCCGGTCGCTGCTCGTGCTCGGTTCGTCGCTGACGGTGATGTCCGGGCTGCGCTTCGTCCGACGGGCCGCCAAGCTGGGCATACCGGTCGCGATCGTGAACCAGGGCGAGACGCGCGGCGACCCGTTGGCCGACGTCAAGGTGGCGGCCCCGCTCGGCCGGGTGCTGGCCGCCCTCGCCGGATGA